In the Bradyrhizobium guangzhouense genome, one interval contains:
- a CDS encoding DUF4159 domain-containing protein yields the protein MMGLPLAFTEPLLLIGLVSLPVLWWLLRVMPPRPRRIEFPPTRLLFDIAPREETPARTPWWLTALRLLAAALVIFAAAGPIWNPQTGLAGSKAPLMIMLDDGWSAASNWDTRIRAADELIANAENDRRGIALVPLSEPNRDITLMPAGAARVALRQIVPKPYSIERVETLAAIDRFLKATGDCEIAWLSDGVDTGRGDEFVAGLGKTIGDRSLTLFEGGTSSPLALVAAENAAAKMTVKVLRTDSGILAGTVRALDQKASPIGEARFTFGPQDKEVEAAFDLPVELRNDISRLEISGERSAGAVQLLDKRWRRRAIGIVSGSTSETSQPLLAPTFYLTRALAPFADVRLADKGAPQQGITQFLDQKLPMIILADVGTVAPELRERLNAWIDQGGVLVRFAGPRLAQAEDDLVPVKLRKGGRTLGGSLTWEKPQHLASFTADGPFAGIAVPKDVTVNRQVLAEPDAVLATKSWASLEDGTPLVTGEHRGKGIVTLFHVSADMRWSDLPMSGTFVEMLRRVVDMSGYTAKPGAGVATEGTAETLAPLHMLDGFGAFGPPPATAKPLTADYRDRATPDHPPGFYGPAEGPLAVNTLAPADRIVALNTTPLRARHATYTNAEPRDLRGWLLSTALALFLIDALIVALLGGGLAALLRRRAAPAMILLGLMLAGVAVLSPTPSRADSASDEFAMKSTSQTRLAYVVTGNADVDSIVKAGLTGLTLFLAQRTALEAGDPVGVDPARDELAFFPLIYWPIVPGAPKPPQDALNKIDAYMKQGGTVLFDTRDAIEAPPGDNGAAQTPGMQALRELLSSLDVPELEPVPREHVLTKTFYLLRDFPGRFNTGQTWVEALPREDDDESAQRPARGGDGVSPIIITSNDLAGAWALRPDGQPMLPLTPGEPRQREFAYRAGVNIVMYTLTGNYKADQVHAPALIERLGQ from the coding sequence ATGATGGGATTGCCGCTCGCCTTCACCGAACCGCTGCTGCTGATCGGCCTCGTCAGCCTGCCCGTGCTGTGGTGGCTGCTGCGCGTGATGCCGCCGCGGCCGCGCCGCATCGAGTTTCCGCCGACCCGCCTGCTGTTCGACATCGCGCCTCGCGAAGAGACGCCGGCGCGAACACCATGGTGGCTGACGGCGCTGCGGCTCCTCGCTGCGGCCCTGGTCATTTTCGCCGCCGCCGGCCCGATCTGGAATCCGCAAACAGGTTTGGCGGGGAGCAAGGCGCCGCTGATGATCATGCTCGACGACGGCTGGAGCGCCGCTTCGAACTGGGACACCAGGATCCGGGCCGCCGACGAGCTGATCGCGAATGCCGAGAACGACCGTCGCGGCATTGCGCTGGTGCCGCTGTCCGAGCCGAACCGCGACATCACGCTGATGCCGGCGGGCGCGGCGCGGGTTGCGCTGCGGCAGATCGTGCCAAAGCCCTATTCGATCGAGCGCGTTGAAACCCTCGCCGCGATCGATCGTTTCCTGAAAGCAACCGGCGATTGCGAGATCGCCTGGCTATCTGATGGCGTCGACACCGGTCGCGGCGACGAGTTCGTGGCCGGGCTCGGCAAGACCATAGGGGATCGCAGCTTGACGCTGTTCGAAGGCGGCACCTCGTCTCCGCTCGCGCTGGTCGCGGCGGAAAACGCGGCTGCAAAGATGACGGTGAAGGTGCTGCGCACCGACAGCGGCATTCTCGCCGGCACCGTGCGGGCCCTCGACCAGAAGGCTTCGCCGATCGGCGAGGCGCGCTTCACCTTCGGACCGCAGGACAAGGAAGTCGAAGCCGCGTTCGACCTGCCGGTCGAGCTGCGCAACGACATCTCCAGGCTCGAGATATCAGGCGAGCGTTCGGCGGGCGCGGTGCAACTGCTCGACAAGCGCTGGCGCCGCCGCGCCATCGGCATCGTCTCGGGCTCGACCAGCGAGACCTCGCAGCCTTTGTTGGCGCCGACCTTCTACCTGACGCGCGCGCTGGCGCCGTTCGCCGACGTGCGGCTCGCCGACAAGGGCGCGCCGCAGCAGGGCATCACGCAGTTTCTGGACCAGAAGCTGCCGATGATCATCCTCGCCGATGTCGGCACCGTCGCGCCCGAACTGCGCGAGCGTCTCAACGCCTGGATCGACCAGGGCGGCGTGCTGGTGCGGTTTGCCGGCCCCCGGCTGGCGCAGGCCGAAGACGATCTGGTGCCGGTCAAGCTGCGCAAGGGCGGTCGCACGCTCGGCGGCAGCCTGACCTGGGAGAAGCCGCAGCATCTCGCCAGCTTCACCGCCGATGGTCCGTTTGCCGGCATCGCGGTCCCCAAGGACGTCACCGTGAACCGGCAGGTGCTAGCCGAGCCCGACGCGGTGCTCGCCACCAAGAGCTGGGCCTCGCTCGAAGACGGTACGCCGCTCGTCACCGGCGAGCATCGCGGCAAGGGCATCGTCACCCTGTTCCATGTCAGCGCCGACATGCGCTGGTCGGATTTGCCGATGTCCGGCACCTTCGTCGAAATGCTCCGGCGTGTCGTCGACATGTCCGGCTACACCGCCAAGCCCGGCGCCGGCGTTGCTACCGAAGGAACTGCCGAGACGCTGGCGCCGCTGCACATGCTCGACGGCTTCGGCGCCTTCGGCCCGCCGCCCGCCACCGCCAAGCCGCTGACGGCTGATTATCGCGACCGCGCCACGCCGGACCATCCGCCCGGCTTCTACGGTCCGGCAGAAGGACCGCTCGCCGTGAACACGCTCGCTCCCGCTGATCGCATCGTCGCCCTCAACACCACGCCCCTGCGCGCCCGGCACGCCACTTACACCAACGCGGAGCCGCGGGACCTGCGCGGCTGGCTGCTGTCCACCGCCTTGGCGTTGTTCCTGATCGACGCGCTCATCGTCGCGCTGCTGGGTGGCGGTCTTGCCGCGCTGCTGCGCCGCCGCGCCGCGCCCGCCATGATCCTGCTTGGCTTGATGCTCGCAGGCGTCGCGGTGCTGTCGCCGACGCCCTCGCGCGCCGACAGCGCCTCGGACGAATTCGCGATGAAGTCGACCTCGCAGACCCGCCTCGCCTATGTCGTGACCGGCAATGCCGACGTCGATTCCATCGTCAAGGCCGGCCTGACCGGCCTGACGCTGTTCCTGGCGCAGCGCACTGCGCTCGAGGCCGGCGATCCCGTCGGCGTCGATCCCGCGCGCGACGAGCTCGCCTTCTTCCCGCTGATCTACTGGCCGATCGTGCCGGGCGCACCAAAGCCGCCGCAGGACGCGCTCAACAAGATCGACGCCTATATGAAGCAGGGCGGCACCGTGCTCTTCGACACCCGCGACGCGATCGAAGCTCCGCCCGGCGACAACGGCGCCGCGCAGACGCCGGGCATGCAGGCCCTGCGCGAGCTCCTGTCCTCGCTCGACGTGCCCGAGCTCGAACCGGTGCCGCGCGAGCACGTGCTGACCAAGACCTTCTATCTCTTGCGCGACTTCCCCGGCCGCTTCAATACGGGCCAGACCTGGGTCGAGGCGCTGCCGCGCGAGGATGACGACGAGAGCGCCCAGCGCCCCGCGCGCGGCGGCGACGGCGTCTCGCCGATCATCATCACCTCCAACGACCTCGCCGGCGCCTGGGCGCTCCGTCCCGACGGCCAGCCGATGCTGCCGCTCACGCCGGGCGAGCCGCGCCAGCGCGAATTTGCCTACCGCGCCGGCGTCAACATCGTGATGTACACGCTGACCGGCAACTACAAGGCCGACCAGGTGCACGCACCGGCCCTGATCGAACGGCTGGGGCAATGA